A portion of the Stigmatella aurantiaca DW4/3-1 genome contains these proteins:
- a CDS encoding 2,3-oxidosqualene cyclase, which translates to MSVAAGERLPQSVSVIQRGLDVLAATQDTEGSWYGDYGGPQFLIPIYVAGLHVMGRTPEPEQRDGLIAYLRNHQNADGGWGLDVEAPSQVFTSVLNYVALRLLGVGKDDAGLRRARQWFLPRGGPLGSGAWGKIILALLGLYEYGGLQPVPPELWLLPESLPFHPSRLWCHCRMVYLPMSWLYGRRARAPETPLLAAIRQEIFDGGYGQVDWVAARERVSPTDVFTPRTFWLKAANQVMYGYERLAGKQLRARALDFALEQIRAEDEATHYICIGPINKVLNMVVWHFVNPDGPEVRAHLERLPDYFYEGDDGVRMNGYNSSELWDTAFAVQAVAATGETGRHRRMLEEAARFIEANQVLEDTREPQRFFRHPSKGGWPFSTRDHGWPISDCTAEGLKASLVLEPLGLNRVPQARLQDAVQLILSMQNEDGGWATYELQRGPKVLELLNPSDVFSTIMVDVSYVECTSACVQALAAWRKHHPVPDARVDRAISRGVEFIRRTQREDGSWMGSWGVCFTYGTWFGVMGLIAAGASPDDMALRRATAFLRSYQRADGAWSEVVESCRQARWVEGKQGHAVNTSWALLTLAAAGEGGSDAAQRGVRWLRERQQEDGRWPPEPIAGIFNRTCAIHYDAYLRIFPVWALAVCDKR; encoded by the coding sequence ATGAGCGTCGCTGCCGGGGAGCGTCTGCCCCAGTCTGTGTCTGTCATCCAGCGGGGGCTGGACGTGCTGGCCGCCACCCAGGACACCGAGGGCTCCTGGTATGGCGACTACGGGGGGCCTCAGTTCCTCATTCCCATCTACGTCGCCGGGCTGCACGTGATGGGGCGAACCCCCGAGCCTGAGCAGCGCGATGGGCTCATCGCCTACCTCCGGAACCACCAGAACGCCGATGGGGGCTGGGGGTTGGACGTCGAGGCACCCAGCCAGGTGTTCACCTCGGTGCTCAACTACGTCGCCCTCCGGTTGCTGGGAGTTGGGAAGGATGATGCTGGCCTGCGCAGGGCGCGGCAGTGGTTCCTTCCCCGGGGAGGGCCTCTGGGCAGTGGGGCGTGGGGGAAGATCATCCTCGCGCTGCTGGGGCTGTACGAGTACGGGGGGCTGCAGCCGGTGCCGCCCGAGCTCTGGTTGTTGCCCGAGTCGTTGCCCTTTCATCCCTCCAGGCTCTGGTGCCACTGCCGCATGGTGTACCTGCCCATGAGCTGGCTTTATGGGCGCAGGGCCCGGGCCCCCGAGACGCCGCTGCTGGCGGCCATCCGGCAGGAGATTTTCGATGGGGGGTATGGCCAGGTGGACTGGGTTGCCGCGCGCGAGCGCGTGTCGCCGACGGATGTCTTCACCCCTCGGACCTTCTGGCTCAAGGCCGCCAACCAGGTGATGTATGGCTACGAGCGGCTCGCGGGTAAACAGCTGCGGGCCCGGGCGCTCGATTTCGCGCTGGAGCAGATTCGCGCCGAGGACGAGGCGACCCACTACATCTGCATCGGCCCCATCAACAAAGTGCTCAACATGGTGGTCTGGCACTTCGTCAACCCGGATGGGCCCGAAGTGCGGGCTCACCTGGAGCGGCTGCCGGACTACTTCTACGAGGGCGACGACGGCGTCCGGATGAACGGCTACAACTCGTCGGAGTTGTGGGACACGGCCTTCGCCGTCCAGGCGGTGGCCGCGACGGGGGAGACAGGGCGCCACCGGCGAATGCTGGAGGAGGCGGCCCGGTTCATCGAGGCGAACCAGGTGCTTGAGGACACCCGCGAGCCCCAGCGCTTTTTTCGGCACCCCAGCAAGGGCGGTTGGCCCTTCAGCACGCGGGACCATGGCTGGCCCATCAGCGACTGCACGGCCGAGGGGCTCAAGGCGTCCCTCGTGCTCGAACCTCTCGGGCTCAACCGCGTGCCCCAGGCCCGCCTCCAGGACGCGGTGCAGCTCATCCTCTCGATGCAGAATGAGGACGGGGGCTGGGCCACGTATGAGCTTCAGCGCGGCCCCAAGGTGCTCGAGCTGCTCAACCCCTCGGATGTCTTCTCCACCATCATGGTGGACGTCAGCTATGTGGAGTGCACCTCGGCCTGCGTGCAGGCCCTGGCCGCCTGGCGCAAGCACCACCCGGTGCCCGATGCGCGCGTGGACCGGGCCATTTCGCGAGGGGTCGAGTTCATCCGGCGGACCCAGCGCGAGGACGGCTCGTGGATGGGCTCCTGGGGGGTCTGCTTCACGTATGGGACGTGGTTTGGGGTGATGGGCCTGATCGCCGCGGGCGCCAGCCCCGATGACATGGCCCTGCGCCGGGCCACGGCCTTTCTTCGCTCGTACCAGCGGGCCGATGGCGCCTGGAGCGAGGTCGTCGAGAGTTGTCGGCAGGCCCGGTGGGTGGAAGGCAAGCAGGGGCATGCCGTCAACACCTCGTGGGCGCTGTTGACGCTCGCGGCTGCGGGCGAGGGGGGCTCCGATGCGGCCCAGCGCGGCGTCCGGTGGCTGCGCGAGCGCCAGCAAGAGGATGGCCGCTGGCCGCCGGAGCCCATTGCCGGCATCTTCAATCGGACATGTGCCATTCATTACGACGCCTACCTGCGGATCTTCCCTGTCTGGGCGCTGGCGGTGTGCGACAAGCGGTAG